The Pectinophora gossypiella chromosome 15, ilPecGoss1.1, whole genome shotgun sequence genome has a window encoding:
- the LOC126373476 gene encoding uncharacterized protein LOC126373476, giving the protein MAVASARNIVSLKEKGHFENKNQNERIDKYSLGDKLPARLAALEISSMRPAYTVRKLSRADKEDLLQFLRRFFFRDEPMNRAVGLLETPQSRCEELEEYATSSLDDKVSIAAFDDDGQIVGVIINGIATRKDADDTDKSDECKNEKFARILKVLNHLNKEARIWDKLPASCHTVLEIRIASTHSDWRGRGLMRVLCEESERIARSIGAGALRMDTTSAFSAAAADRLGHKSIYSVLYKDLPYAPQPEAPHIEARVYIKELQNDTRIETLQYSFPPKNIETIESWTMAQSYKIEPVLEKDVEAIMTLLKRTFFLDEPLNAAVGLCTNNERCIELEEYCTHSLLEGLSFKAMDNEGNIISTMISGVAPVKEDANGNDLLSQAKRCSNPKFQKILYILARREEGHKLWEKYPQVQNLVEVKVAATDPGWRRRGLMNELLRHTETAASARGITLLRMDTSSLYSAKSAERLGFTCVYKARYADIKMDGVPLIVPEPPHDEDRVYVKLLTT; this is encoded by the exons CTGGGAGACAAGCTGCCAGCGCGGCTGGCTGCCTTGGAGATCTCCAGCATGCGACCAGCATACACCGTCAGGAAACTCTCCCGCGCTGATAAGGAAGACTTGTTGCAGTTCCTGAGAAG GTTCTTTTTCCGGGATGAGCCGATGAACCGCGCAGTGGGCCTCCTCGAGACTCCGCAGTCGAGGTGCGAGGAGTTGGAGGAGTACGCCACCAGCTCGCTGGATGACAAGGTCTCCATCGCAGCATTCGATGACGATGGACAAATCGTTGGTGTCATCATCAACGGGATTGCTACAAGAAAG GACGCGGATGACACAGACAAGTCTGACGAGTGTAAAAACGAGAAGTTCGCTCGCATCCTCAAAGTGCTGAACCACCTCAACAAGGAAGCCAGGATCTGGGACAAGCTGCCTGCATCATGCCACACCGTACTGGAAATCAGGATCGCGTCCACACACTCAGACTGGCGGGGCAGGGGGCTCATGAGGGTGCTTTGTGAGGAATCCGA aCGAATAGCCAGATCCATCGGCGCGGGAGCATTGCGCATGGACACAACATCGGCGTTCTCGGCCGCGGCGGCTGACCGGCTTGGCCACAAGTCTATATACAGTGTCCTGTACAAGGATTTGCCTTACGCGCCGCAACCCGAGGCCCCTCATATTGAAGCTCGAGTGTATATTAAGGAGCT CCAGAATGACACA AGAATAGAAACATTACAATACAGTTTTCCCCCTAAGAACATAGAAACAATCGAATCTTGGACCATGGCGCAGTCGTACAAAATAGAACCAGTGTTAGAAAAAGATGTGGAAGCTATCATGACACTACTTAAAAG GACATTTTTCCTAGACGAGCCTCTGAACGCTGCTGTAGGTTTGTGCACCAACAATGAACGGTGTATAGAACTAGAAGAGTACTGCACTCACTCGTTGTTGGAGGGCCTGTCATTCAAAGCCATGGATAATGAGGGCAATATCATCAGCACCATGATTAGTGGAGTTGCTCCCGTGAAAGAG GACGCCAACGGCAACGACCTTCTCAGCCAAGCCAAGAGATGCTCCAACCCAAAGTTCCAGAAGATTTTATACATCCTGGCGCGCCGTGAAGAAGGCCACAAACTCTGGGAGAAGTATCCTCAAGTGCAGAACCTGGTAGAAGTGAAGGTAGCGGCCACCGACCCTGGGTGGCGGCGGAGAGGACTCATGAATGAACTGCTGAGACATACAGA AACAGCAGCGTCTGCGCGCGGCATCACACTCCTCCGTATGGACACCTCAAGTCTGTACTCTGCAAAATCTGCAGAACGACTGGGTTTCACGTGCGTTTACAAAGCTCGGTACGCCGATATAAAGATGGATGGAGTGCCTCTCATAGTGCCAGAACCGCCACACGACGAAGACAGGGTTTATGTTAAACTGCTGACGACTtga